In the Candidatus Rhodoblastus alkanivorans genome, one interval contains:
- a CDS encoding multidrug efflux RND transporter permease subunit, whose amino-acid sequence MNVSEPFIRRPVATSLLMVAILLSGLMGYRFLPLATLPTVDYPTIQVQTFYPGASPEVMTSSVTAPLERQLGQMPGLAEMTSASSAGASIITLQFGLSLSLDVAEQEVQAAINAANNLLPSDLPAPPIYFKVNPADAPILTLSVTSKTLPLTELEDLSETRLAQKISQQPGVGLVSVAGGQRPAVRVQLNPTALAAYGLNIDDVRTILGNANVNIPKGSFDGPTRASTIAANDQLTSAEGYADQIIAYRNGAPVRLSDVAKVINGPENTKIAAWAGKTPAIILNVQRQPGANVIATADSVRKLLPKLLADLPAAVNVDVMSDRTVTIRASVADVKFEMIVAIVLVVLVIFLFLRTLPATLIPSLSAPLSLVGAFGIMYLLGYSLDNLSLMALTIATGFVVDDAIVMIENIARHVEDGMEPLAAALQGSREIGFTIISLTVSLIAVLIPLLFMGEVVGRLFHEFAVTLAVTIVISAFVSLTLVPMMCARLIRHRPDNERGRFDLAAEHVFNRIIAGYAKALDVVLRHQALTLIVALATLGLTAWLYIIIPKGFFPVQDTGVIQAISEGPQDASFSEMARLQGKLADVLLKDRDVDTIASFVGVDGSNLTLNSGRFLINLKPQDQRKDTISDVIRRLGREASDIMGVKLYMQPSQDLTIDSTVTRAQYKFVLENANSELFKEWAPKLVERLRQSPELADVSSDMQQQGAALDIVIDRATAARFGITPASVDNVLYDLFGQRIISTIYTQSNQYRVILEGERSVQASLKGLDKIYLPSNASTSNGQVPLSAFVHVKKRAGPLVITHLGQFPATTISFNLARGVSLGAGVAAIERAKAEVGLPDSFVVAYQGAAAAFQASLTNQLLLIAAAVVTMYIVLGVLYESFIHPITILSTLPSASVGALLTLLLFGYELDVIAIIGIILLIGIVKKNAIMMIDFALEAERVEGLSPVAAIRQACLLRFRPILMTTMAAILGALPLMLGSGVGYELRQPLGYAIVGGLVVSQILTLFTTPVIYLYFDRLARRLRRSGDPGPMAGPEPEPAE is encoded by the coding sequence ATGAACGTTTCCGAGCCTTTCATCCGCCGTCCGGTGGCGACCTCGCTGCTGATGGTCGCCATTCTGCTGTCGGGCCTGATGGGTTACCGCTTTCTGCCGCTGGCCACCCTTCCGACGGTGGATTACCCCACGATCCAGGTCCAGACCTTCTATCCCGGCGCGAGCCCTGAGGTGATGACCTCCTCGGTCACCGCGCCGCTGGAGCGCCAGCTCGGCCAGATGCCGGGCCTCGCTGAGATGACCTCGGCGAGTTCCGCCGGCGCCTCGATCATCACGCTGCAATTCGGCCTTTCGCTGTCGCTCGACGTCGCCGAACAGGAGGTCCAGGCCGCGATCAACGCCGCCAACAACCTGCTGCCGTCCGATCTTCCCGCGCCGCCGATCTATTTCAAGGTCAATCCCGCCGACGCGCCGATCCTGACCCTTTCGGTGACCTCCAAGACCCTGCCGCTCACCGAATTGGAGGATTTGAGCGAAACCCGCCTGGCCCAGAAGATTTCGCAGCAGCCGGGCGTCGGCCTCGTCAGCGTGGCGGGCGGCCAGCGGCCCGCCGTCCGCGTCCAGCTCAATCCCACGGCGCTCGCGGCCTATGGCCTGAACATCGACGACGTGCGGACCATTCTCGGCAACGCCAATGTCAATATTCCGAAGGGGAGTTTCGACGGCCCGACGCGCGCCTCGACCATCGCCGCCAACGACCAGCTCACCAGCGCCGAGGGCTATGCCGACCAGATCATCGCCTATCGCAACGGGGCGCCGGTGCGCCTCTCCGACGTCGCCAAGGTCATCAACGGCCCCGAGAACACCAAGATCGCGGCCTGGGCCGGCAAGACGCCGGCGATCATCCTCAACGTCCAGCGCCAGCCGGGCGCCAATGTCATCGCCACCGCCGATTCGGTGCGCAAGCTTCTGCCGAAGCTCCTGGCCGACCTGCCGGCGGCGGTGAATGTCGATGTAATGTCCGACCGCACCGTGACGATCCGGGCCTCGGTCGCGGACGTGAAATTCGAGATGATCGTCGCCATCGTGCTCGTCGTGCTGGTGATCTTCCTTTTCCTGCGCACCCTGCCCGCGACCCTCATTCCCAGCCTTTCGGCGCCCCTGTCGCTCGTCGGCGCCTTCGGGATCATGTATCTGCTCGGCTACAGTCTCGACAATCTGTCGCTGATGGCGCTGACCATCGCGACCGGCTTCGTCGTGGACGACGCCATCGTGATGATCGAGAACATCGCGCGCCATGTCGAGGACGGCATGGAGCCGCTTGCCGCCGCCTTGCAGGGCTCGCGGGAAATCGGCTTCACCATCATCTCGCTCACCGTCTCGCTGATCGCGGTGCTGATCCCGCTCTTGTTCATGGGCGAGGTGGTGGGGCGGCTGTTCCACGAATTCGCGGTGACCTTGGCGGTCACCATCGTCATTTCCGCCTTCGTCTCGCTCACTCTGGTGCCGATGATGTGCGCGCGGCTGATCCGCCATCGCCCGGACAATGAGCGCGGCCGCTTCGATCTCGCCGCCGAGCATGTCTTCAACCGGATCATCGCCGGCTACGCCAAAGCGCTCGACGTGGTGCTGCGCCATCAGGCGCTGACGCTGATCGTCGCCTTGGCGACGCTCGGCCTGACCGCCTGGCTCTACATTATTATCCCCAAGGGCTTCTTTCCGGTGCAGGACACCGGCGTCATCCAGGCAATTTCCGAAGGGCCGCAGGACGCCTCGTTCAGCGAAATGGCGCGCCTTCAGGGCAAGCTGGCCGATGTCCTCCTCAAGGATCGCGACGTCGATACGATCGCCTCCTTCGTCGGCGTGGACGGCTCCAATCTCACCCTCAATTCCGGCCGCTTCCTCATCAATCTCAAGCCGCAGGACCAGCGCAAGGATACGATCAGCGACGTCATCCGCCGGCTCGGCCGCGAGGCGTCCGACATCATGGGCGTCAAGCTCTATATGCAGCCCTCGCAGGACCTGACGATCGACTCCACCGTCACCCGCGCGCAATATAAATTCGTGCTGGAAAACGCCAATTCCGAGCTCTTCAAGGAATGGGCGCCCAAGCTGGTCGAGCGTCTGCGCCAGTCCCCCGAACTCGCCGACGTCAGCAGCGACATGCAGCAGCAGGGAGCGGCGCTCGATATAGTCATCGACCGCGCGACCGCCGCGCGTTTCGGCATCACCCCGGCCTCGGTGGACAATGTCCTCTATGACCTGTTCGGCCAGCGGATCATTTCGACCATCTACACCCAGTCGAACCAATATCGGGTGATTCTCGAAGGCGAGCGCTCGGTGCAGGCGTCGCTCAAGGGACTCGACAAGATCTACCTGCCGTCCAACGCCTCGACGTCCAACGGACAGGTCCCGCTCTCCGCCTTCGTCCATGTCAAAAAGCGCGCCGGCCCGCTGGTGATCACGCATCTCGGCCAGTTCCCGGCGACCACAATTTCCTTCAATCTCGCCAGGGGCGTCTCGCTCGGCGCCGGCGTCGCGGCGATCGAGCGCGCGAAAGCCGAGGTCGGCCTGCCCGATTCCTTCGTCGTCGCCTATCAGGGCGCTGCGGCGGCCTTCCAGGCCTCGCTGACCAACCAACTCCTGCTGATCGCGGCGGCGGTGGTCACGATGTATATCGTGCTCGGCGTGCTCTACGAGAGCTTCATCCATCCGATCACCATTCTCTCGACCCTGCCCTCGGCAAGCGTCGGCGCGCTCCTGACCCTGCTGCTGTTCGGCTATGAACTCGACGTCATCGCGATCATCGGCATCATCCTGCTGATCGGCATCGTCAAGAAAAACGCCATCATGATGATCGACTTCGCGCTCGAAGCCGAGCGCGTCGAAGGCCTTTCCCCCGTCGCGGCGATCCGGCAGGCGTGTCTTCTGCGCTTCCGCCCGATCCTGATGACCACCATGGCCGCCATCCTCGGCGCACTGCCCCTGATGCTCGGCAGCGGCGTCGGCTATGAATTGCGCCAGCCGCTGGGCTACGCCATCGTCGGCGGCCTCGTCGTCAGCCAGATCCTGACCCTGTTCACCACGCCGGTGATCTATCTCTATTTCGACCGCCTCGCCCGGCGCCTGCGCCGGTCAGGCGACCCCGGCCCGATGGCGGGTCCGGAGCCGGAGCCGGCGGAATGA
- a CDS encoding efflux RND transporter permease subunit produces the protein MNISAPFIRRPVATILLTLAIALSGALAFFMLPVAPLPEVQIPFVTVNAALPGASPETVANSVAQPLERHLGQIADVTEMTSKSSLGQTQIVMQFGLSRDINGAARDVQAAINAARADLPTALRQNPTYRKVNPAEAPILILSLTSKTLTRGQLYDAASNVLQQRISQLPGIGQVIIGGAALPAVRVELNPQALFKYGIGLEDVRAALASANANAPKGAIEQDKRHFQIYTNDQASHAEDYRPLVIAYRNGSPVRLSDVATIEDSVEDLRNAGFADGIPSVLAILFPEPGSNIIETVDAVKAELPYLQAALQGDIKLKTVIDRSSSIRASLHDTEITLLIAVTLVTMVVFLFLGNARATLAPSIAVVVSIVGTFGAMYLLGYSLNLLSLMALTISTGFVVDDAIVVVENIERHIEAGMPAREAALRGAKEVGFTVFSITMSLIAVFTPILFMGGLIGRFFREFSVTMAVAILISLVISLTTTPMLCALFMRRSHGVKRQHFLEETFDRIQRAYGRSLSWSLRHPPLIMGALFATIGLIFILLGAVPTVYKGVQKGLFPEEDTGRMMGTLEGDQSISFQSMKKKLAEMLSIVQADPAVETVVGFTGSGAGPGGATNSARVFAALKPLSQRDVSVNEVIARLRKKLSHVPGGRLYFQAFSDYKFTGRQSSSQYQYTLYADNTAELYEWAQKLTDALIRRGRLKDVVSDQKIKALESDLVIDRDAAARFGLTAAMIDNTLYDAFGQRQVSTIFAAINQYHVVMEIDPRYTQSPSMLDQIYISTAGGAANAVATSNLPSGTVSRQSEAGASASAAAGSASLDSARNSATNALAASGKSSASAGAAVSTIKETMIPLSAVSHYERGNAPLAINHEGPFVTTTISFNLDPKDSLSDAFAEIHAAEAEIHMPVSVHGGASGAALLFVGSVSAFPLLLLTAVLAMYIVLGILYESLIHPITILSTLFSAAVGALLSLAIFGIEFDVISGIGVILLIGLVKKNAIMMVDFAINAKRTRNASSRDAIYEACMLRLRPILMTSFAAMLGALPLALSFGEGGEMRRPLGVSIIGGLIVSQILTLYTTPVVYLYLDRFSIWLKSRRAALFRGREAPDKPAAGNV, from the coding sequence ATGAATATATCCGCGCCCTTCATCCGCCGTCCGGTCGCGACGATCCTGCTGACGCTGGCGATCGCTCTGTCCGGGGCGCTGGCCTTTTTCATGCTGCCGGTGGCGCCGCTGCCCGAGGTCCAGATTCCCTTCGTCACGGTCAATGCGGCCCTGCCCGGCGCGAGCCCAGAGACCGTGGCCAACAGCGTCGCCCAGCCGCTCGAACGCCATCTCGGCCAGATCGCCGACGTGACCGAAATGACCTCGAAGTCGAGCCTCGGCCAGACCCAGATCGTCATGCAGTTCGGCCTCAGCCGCGACATCAACGGCGCGGCGCGCGACGTTCAGGCCGCGATCAACGCCGCCCGCGCCGACCTGCCGACGGCCTTGCGCCAGAACCCCACCTATCGCAAGGTCAATCCGGCCGAGGCGCCGATCCTCATTCTCAGCCTGACCTCGAAAACGCTTACGCGCGGGCAGCTTTACGACGCCGCCAGCAATGTTCTGCAGCAGCGCATTTCCCAGCTTCCGGGAATTGGCCAGGTCATCATCGGCGGCGCGGCGCTGCCGGCTGTGCGGGTCGAACTCAATCCGCAGGCCCTGTTCAAATATGGCATTGGCCTCGAGGACGTGCGCGCGGCGCTCGCCTCGGCCAACGCCAACGCGCCCAAGGGCGCGATCGAGCAGGACAAGCGGCATTTCCAGATCTACACCAACGATCAGGCCTCGCACGCCGAAGATTACAGGCCTTTGGTGATCGCCTATCGCAACGGTTCGCCGGTGCGCCTCTCCGACGTCGCCACGATTGAGGATTCGGTCGAGGATTTGCGCAACGCCGGCTTCGCCGACGGCATCCCTTCCGTGCTGGCGATCCTGTTCCCCGAACCCGGCTCCAACATCATCGAGACGGTCGATGCGGTGAAGGCGGAGCTGCCCTATCTGCAGGCCGCCCTTCAGGGCGACATCAAGCTCAAGACGGTCATCGACCGATCGAGCTCCATCCGCGCTTCGCTGCACGACACCGAAATCACTTTGCTGATCGCCGTCACGCTGGTGACCATGGTGGTCTTTCTCTTTCTCGGCAACGCCCGCGCCACCTTGGCGCCGAGCATCGCCGTGGTGGTTTCCATCGTCGGAACCTTCGGCGCGATGTATCTGCTCGGATACAGCCTCAACCTCCTGTCGCTGATGGCCCTGACCATTTCAACCGGCTTCGTCGTGGACGACGCCATCGTCGTGGTCGAGAACATCGAACGCCATATCGAAGCGGGAATGCCGGCGCGGGAGGCCGCGCTGCGCGGCGCCAAGGAGGTCGGCTTCACCGTTTTCTCCATCACCATGTCGCTGATCGCGGTCTTCACCCCGATCCTGTTCATGGGCGGGCTGATCGGGCGTTTCTTTCGCGAATTCTCGGTGACCATGGCGGTCGCAATCCTGATTTCTCTGGTCATTTCGCTGACCACCACGCCGATGCTCTGCGCCTTGTTCATGCGCAGGAGCCACGGCGTGAAGCGCCAGCATTTTCTCGAAGAGACGTTCGACCGGATTCAGCGAGCCTATGGCCGCAGCCTGTCCTGGAGCCTGCGCCATCCGCCGCTGATCATGGGCGCTCTATTCGCGACCATCGGCCTCATTTTCATTCTCCTGGGCGCCGTCCCGACCGTTTACAAAGGCGTCCAAAAGGGCCTGTTCCCGGAAGAGGACACCGGGCGCATGATGGGAACGCTGGAGGGCGACCAGAGCATTTCTTTCCAGAGCATGAAGAAGAAGCTCGCGGAAATGCTCTCGATCGTCCAAGCCGATCCGGCGGTCGAAACGGTGGTCGGCTTCACCGGCTCGGGCGCGGGACCCGGCGGCGCCACCAACAGCGCGCGCGTCTTCGCGGCGCTTAAGCCGCTGTCGCAGCGCGATGTCAGCGTCAACGAAGTGATCGCCCGGCTGCGCAAGAAGCTTTCCCATGTGCCGGGCGGACGGCTCTATTTCCAGGCTTTTTCGGACTACAAATTCACCGGCCGGCAATCGTCCTCGCAATATCAATATACGCTCTACGCCGACAACACCGCCGAACTCTATGAATGGGCGCAGAAGCTGACCGACGCCCTGATCCGGCGCGGGCGCCTCAAGGACGTCGTCTCCGACCAGAAAATCAAGGCGCTCGAAAGCGACCTCGTCATCGACCGCGACGCCGCCGCGCGCTTCGGGCTGACGGCGGCGATGATCGACAACACGCTCTACGACGCCTTCGGCCAGCGTCAGGTCTCAACGATTTTCGCGGCCATCAACCAATATCACGTCGTCATGGAGATCGACCCGCGCTACACGCAGAGCCCCTCCATGCTCGACCAGATCTATATTTCCACCGCCGGCGGCGCCGCCAACGCCGTCGCTACCTCCAACCTGCCAAGCGGGACGGTGAGCCGGCAGTCGGAAGCCGGCGCGAGCGCCTCCGCCGCCGCAGGCTCGGCGAGCCTCGATTCCGCCAGGAACTCCGCGACCAACGCCCTGGCCGCGTCGGGCAAAAGCTCGGCCTCCGCCGGCGCGGCGGTCAGCACCATCAAGGAGACGATGATCCCGCTTTCCGCGGTGAGCCATTACGAGCGCGGCAACGCCCCGCTCGCGATCAACCACGAAGGCCCCTTCGTGACGACCACGATCTCCTTCAACCTCGACCCCAAGGATTCGCTCAGCGACGCTTTCGCCGAGATTCATGCGGCCGAGGCGGAAATCCACATGCCGGTCAGCGTCCACGGCGGCGCCTCCGGCGCGGCCCTGCTCTTCGTGGGCTCGGTTTCGGCCTTTCCGCTCCTCCTCCTTACGGCCGTTCTGGCGATGTATATCGTGCTCGGCATTCTCTACGAGAGCCTGATCCATCCAATCACCATTCTCTCGACCCTGTTCTCCGCGGCCGTCGGCGCCCTTCTCAGCCTGGCGATCTTCGGCATCGAGTTCGACGTGATTTCGGGCATAGGCGTGATTCTGCTGATCGGCCTCGTCAAAAAGAACGCCATCATGATGGTGGATTTCGCGATCAATGCGAAACGCACC